Proteins encoded together in one Festucalex cinctus isolate MCC-2025b chromosome 8, RoL_Fcin_1.0, whole genome shotgun sequence window:
- the LOC144023371 gene encoding natural resistance-associated macrophage protein 2-like isoform X2: protein MKAQQDGDLLQEDSPYDNGDTETNQYSSITPPASPADIDEPFSTYFEEKVAIPEDVNQVFSFRKLWAFTGPGFLMSIAYLDPGNIESDLQSGAEAGFKLLWVLLAATVIGLLLQRLAARLGVVTGMHLAEVCNRQYSTVPRIILWIMVELAIIGSDMQEVIGCAIALNLLSAGRIPLWAGVLITITDTFVFLFLDKYGLRKLEAFFGFLITVMAISFGYEYVLVKPDQGEVLKGMFVPYCAGCGPTQLEQAVGIVGAVIMPHNIYLHSALVKSRDIDRRNKKEVKEANKYYFIESTIALFISFLINVFVVAVFAQAFYNKTNSDVNRECNVTSIPHQGLFPNNNETLEVDIYKGGVVLGCFFGPAALYIWAIGILAAGQSSTMTGTYSGQFVMEGFLNLRWSRFARVLLTRSIAITPTLLVAIFQDVQHLTGMNDFLNVLQSMQLPFALIPILTFTSLTSIMNDFANGLFWKIGGGLVILLVCAINMYFVVVYVATLHSVLLYVLAALLSVAYLGFVGYLAWHCLVALGVSCLDFGSRVSNRPAVFIEEQSECDS from the exons ATGAAGGCCCAGCAGGATGGAGACCTCCTCCAAG agGACTCCCCTTATGACAACGGGGACACGGAGACCAACCAGTACAGCTCCATCACTCCTCCAGCCTCCCCCGCGGACATAGATGAGCCCTTCTCCACATACTTTGAAGAGAAGGTGGCCATTCCCGAAGATGTCAATCAG GTTTTCAGTTTTAGGAAACTCTGGGCTTTTACTGGACCCGGGTTCTTGATGAGCATTGCTTATTTGGATCCAGGGAACATTGAGTCTGACCTGCAGTCTGGCGCAGAAGCTGGATTTAAG cTCCTATGGGTGCTATTAGCAGCCACCGTCATTGGACTGCTGTTGCAGAGGTTGGCAGCACGTCTCGGCGTCGTCACGGGAATGCACCTGGCGGAAGTCTGCAACCGGCAGTATTCCACT GTCCCACGAATCATACTGTGGATAATGGTGGAGTTGGCGATTATTGGCTCAGACATGCAGGAGGTGATTGGCTGTGCAATAGCTCTCAATCTTCTCTCTGCGGGCAG GATTCCTTTATGGGCTGGAGTGCTCATCACCATTACCGATACATTTGTGTTCCTCTTTTTGGACAAATACG GCCTGAGGAAACTTGAAGCTTTCTTCGGCTTTCTTATCACTGTAATGGCTATAAGTTTTGGTTATGAG TATGTGCTTGTGAAACCAGACCAGGGGGAGGTCCTGAAGGGCATGTTTGTGCCGTACTGTGCCGGCTGTGGGCCCACGCAACTGGAGCAGGCTGTTGGCATCGTAGGCGCTGTCATCATGCCGCACAATATCTACCTTCACTCGGCTCTCGTCAAA TCTCGTGATATTGACCGTCGAAACAAGAAAGAAGTGAAGGAGGCCAACAAGTATTACTTCATCGAGTCGACCATCGCTCTCTTCATCTCATTCCTCATCAACGTCTTTGTTGTAGCTGTTTTTGCCCAAGCCTTCTACAATAAGACCAACAGTGATGTG AACCGCGAGTGCAATGTAACCAGCATCCCTCACCAAGGTCTCTTTCCTAACAACAATGAAACACTGGAGGTCGATATCTACAAGGGG GGTGTGGTTCTGGGCTGCTTCTTTGGCCCTGCCGCGCTGTACATCTGGGCCATCGGCATCCTTGCAGCAGGACAGAGCTCCACAATGACAGGCACCTACTCTGGACAGTTTGTTATGGAG GGTTTCTTAAACCTGCGATGGTCTCGGTTCGCGCGAGTGCTGCTAACGCGTTCCATCGCCATCACGCCGACGCTGCTTGTCGCCATCTTCCAGGATGTGCAGCATCTGACTGGGATGAACGACTTCCTTAACGTGCTGCAAAGCATGCAG CTTCCTTTTGCCTTGATCCCAATTTTGACCTTCACCAGCCTGACGTCCATCATGAACGACTTTGCAAATGGCTT gttttggaagatcggtggtGGTCTTGTCATCCTGTTGGTTTGCGCCATCAACATGTACTTTGTGGTGGTTTATGTGGCGACTCTACACAGCGTGTTGCTCTACGTCCTGGCCGCTCTGCTCTCCGTCGCCTATCTGGGCTTTGTAGGCTACCTG GCGTGGCACTGTTTGGTCGCCCTGGGGGTctcctgcctggactttggcaGCAGGGTAAGCAATCGACCTGCTGTGTTCATAGAGGAACAGTCTGAGTGCGACTCCTAG
- the LOC144023371 gene encoding natural resistance-associated macrophage protein 2-like isoform X1, with amino-acid sequence MKAQQDGDLLQEDSPYDNGDTETNQYSSITPPASPADIDEPFSTYFEEKVAIPEDVNQVFSFRKLWAFTGPGFLMSIAYLDPGNIESDLQSGAEAGFKLLWVLLAATVIGLLLQRLAARLGVVTGMHLAEVCNRQYSTVPRIILWIMVELAIIGSDMQEVIGCAIALNLLSAGRIPLWAGVLITITDTFVFLFLDKYGLRKLEAFFGFLITVMAISFGYEYVLVKPDQGEVLKGMFVPYCAGCGPTQLEQAVGIVGAVIMPHNIYLHSALVKSRDIDRRNKKEVKEANKYYFIESTIALFISFLINVFVVAVFAQAFYNKTNSDVNRECNVTSIPHQGLFPNNNETLEVDIYKGGVVLGCFFGPAALYIWAIGILAAGQSSTMTGTYSGQFVMEGFLNLRWSRFARVLLTRSIAITPTLLVAIFQDVQHLTGMNDFLNVLQSMQLPFALIPILTFTSLTSIMNDFANGLFWKIGGGLVILLVCAINMYFVVVYVATLHSVLLYVLAALLSVAYLGFVGYLAWHCLVALGVSCLDFGSRMGLARHTDIYLLNDMDVDTMIER; translated from the exons ATGAAGGCCCAGCAGGATGGAGACCTCCTCCAAG agGACTCCCCTTATGACAACGGGGACACGGAGACCAACCAGTACAGCTCCATCACTCCTCCAGCCTCCCCCGCGGACATAGATGAGCCCTTCTCCACATACTTTGAAGAGAAGGTGGCCATTCCCGAAGATGTCAATCAG GTTTTCAGTTTTAGGAAACTCTGGGCTTTTACTGGACCCGGGTTCTTGATGAGCATTGCTTATTTGGATCCAGGGAACATTGAGTCTGACCTGCAGTCTGGCGCAGAAGCTGGATTTAAG cTCCTATGGGTGCTATTAGCAGCCACCGTCATTGGACTGCTGTTGCAGAGGTTGGCAGCACGTCTCGGCGTCGTCACGGGAATGCACCTGGCGGAAGTCTGCAACCGGCAGTATTCCACT GTCCCACGAATCATACTGTGGATAATGGTGGAGTTGGCGATTATTGGCTCAGACATGCAGGAGGTGATTGGCTGTGCAATAGCTCTCAATCTTCTCTCTGCGGGCAG GATTCCTTTATGGGCTGGAGTGCTCATCACCATTACCGATACATTTGTGTTCCTCTTTTTGGACAAATACG GCCTGAGGAAACTTGAAGCTTTCTTCGGCTTTCTTATCACTGTAATGGCTATAAGTTTTGGTTATGAG TATGTGCTTGTGAAACCAGACCAGGGGGAGGTCCTGAAGGGCATGTTTGTGCCGTACTGTGCCGGCTGTGGGCCCACGCAACTGGAGCAGGCTGTTGGCATCGTAGGCGCTGTCATCATGCCGCACAATATCTACCTTCACTCGGCTCTCGTCAAA TCTCGTGATATTGACCGTCGAAACAAGAAAGAAGTGAAGGAGGCCAACAAGTATTACTTCATCGAGTCGACCATCGCTCTCTTCATCTCATTCCTCATCAACGTCTTTGTTGTAGCTGTTTTTGCCCAAGCCTTCTACAATAAGACCAACAGTGATGTG AACCGCGAGTGCAATGTAACCAGCATCCCTCACCAAGGTCTCTTTCCTAACAACAATGAAACACTGGAGGTCGATATCTACAAGGGG GGTGTGGTTCTGGGCTGCTTCTTTGGCCCTGCCGCGCTGTACATCTGGGCCATCGGCATCCTTGCAGCAGGACAGAGCTCCACAATGACAGGCACCTACTCTGGACAGTTTGTTATGGAG GGTTTCTTAAACCTGCGATGGTCTCGGTTCGCGCGAGTGCTGCTAACGCGTTCCATCGCCATCACGCCGACGCTGCTTGTCGCCATCTTCCAGGATGTGCAGCATCTGACTGGGATGAACGACTTCCTTAACGTGCTGCAAAGCATGCAG CTTCCTTTTGCCTTGATCCCAATTTTGACCTTCACCAGCCTGACGTCCATCATGAACGACTTTGCAAATGGCTT gttttggaagatcggtggtGGTCTTGTCATCCTGTTGGTTTGCGCCATCAACATGTACTTTGTGGTGGTTTATGTGGCGACTCTACACAGCGTGTTGCTCTACGTCCTGGCCGCTCTGCTCTCCGTCGCCTATCTGGGCTTTGTAGGCTACCTG GCGTGGCACTGTTTGGTCGCCCTGGGGGTctcctgcctggactttggcaGCAGG